In one window of Drosophila ananassae strain 14024-0371.13 chromosome XR, ASM1763931v2, whole genome shotgun sequence DNA:
- the LOC6501859 gene encoding uncharacterized protein LOC6501859 — MESIVLHSDVARLVLGYLVNQNLTRAANTLCRTSPHLRHEFLALKQGLQTHNFLNGGLEDIICEHVKITGLVANALQKLPLEARLNLQQLKLSERVNELISLSERSANSTTNNESSTTGEASNSHSHRKRMRRRTQSPVDTLSSPSNSKRPRLLPPHFFCSVNRDKPKHSFLANKDDQEAGEEEEDEGSSTTATEDLDEELASVDGPGPRNNSTPRQVNAEPNSIVFTPQTMPELASAIIKNQNFQETLVNNINMALQSVTVTNPIVSCEAVLDGLVKNILEATEKDPSFDRIIQEVVSGDTPLEGAEESQVAPVLNPAPTVITVGAPAPMGPIAVPDAAESREPVPPQTPLIIRTAVTAATTGTNADPNFSISKLIVLNANESVQKIPGGESANLSFTSDGLNLNFGDPTAMLSDADAAQVCVDATTGQLTFPMYLSNGGLLSHFPFLVNNEWVAQQLGPDAFANVEESHIEISLPEPITLSANQLPPNSIIINSAQKQPPPPPTSEPPAQLIAEEKIAQKEEDKKEKEREHQKTMAEEQLKIPPASLDSSRQVMERVTPSTAGIINVKAFRSLSTPRKRTSHVRTLTFSPKVGGPLGGGLHPTTPLSTRRTGFLAKAKEKPVIKQVEIIQTPTEVSAYESTEGVPPLFAMDTECSNQTVIRANPPAAPLVATPKRKQKRQAAVKACKRIISQTETEAKSNDKLVNKDNEKGKEKNKEENKEERKPPPKSNSEIFTANDDSPEASKENVQEEKEKKLSSGSEAGAAATATTAADDLMAAWKRQLHGSQNDLENRLREINSKREETVKAVGRVRRPKKKETPTTGRTKKTSILATQQTKKSPANRKVAQRGGGEPVEKISIKITTPQKPKAVRKKKDSVNKEPANEQPPSEPLAKEQEKLLAPPNMAMLLDTPFKASPRADAADGQAGGTAGQDGAVGGSGEGGSAIPPTPGTAILPLDTPYGKIPTSSFLFGSDTKSIVNTPQLSAITPGFRCTPFGQRPGTPLGSAAKTEYSSGSSYYRPDEAEHTDANAQCAIQQWEEMKEKQAEEETEGSDLKKGKEEQMAEDVKEQPVQTDPEPPLVLAVEPTVLRRVRSFGCEAVDSAESATAGSYPSDQQHQPHYKLLRGLPEAIIEGSSNSSSSATSTSSSSSSSSSSSSSSSSSSTSSQSSHDEKEEGEVEADDAEKNEEIHMNVESKESQVLLNLDNLSNISSTEDEEWLKTAAAGSGSQSAVLPSLSIDSQPGQLLSQDGEVRYPIRNWLTPSKEQGHEAANTSGQLLALCGVKDPPPPPPVADLPPPPPPPPPLPTTSGSVPPPPPPTEITPDPGPSQISKEQRQQLDEKRQRVMAKVKEKEKFQPVKVQAKKTAASKKLTAIRESAKLANPSSQKSPKKCEHLEATKNKTAKAEDPPKKSLEPDSAPATKLSKLAVAEEGEKDEEAAKPETPPASALDPALLMALNLSVKKKEPSATSVVTKPKARAAVEIAAQPAPGKRGRPKRCQNGEPPKISMRRSSRLVDHKPASPDPPGPKATAQESQKTSKAQAKTTAKKPVKKKVETRPPSTTPMGSRLPLVAEAQTTRDSPDDQQPPAVLERISEQPHEPLNDGASDPNDSDYELDLCMSKDLERHHFSYSYEDNGPKLGNNVARQPANFFKNYQMRLMTEDDQLHTMRIANPNQVFVGKPLVAIRNIPKKRIRRLTSNSGGVAAPAAPSNQPAATSTPLVEKLAARSATLPQDENDLEVANINTNLSGGDKSEDLQDKDKNQSSHSVEIEDIESILSHLHGT; from the exons ATGGAGTCCATAGTGCTGCACTCTGATGTTGCGCGTCTGGTTTTGG GGTACTTGGTGAATCAGAACCTGACGCGAGCCGCTAACACACTGTGCCGCACTTCGCCCCACCTGCGCCACGAGTTTCTGGCCCTTAAGCAGGGCCTTCAGACACACAACTTCCTCAATGGCGGCCTGGAGGACATCATCTGCGAGCATGTCAAGATCACCGGACTGG TGGCCAATGCACTACAGAAGCTTCCCTTGGAAGCACGCCTCAATCTCCAGCAGCTGAAGTTGTCGGAGCGGGTCAACGAACTGATTTCCTTGTCGGAACGGAGCGCCAACAGCACCACCAACAATGAGAGCAGCACAACGGGAGAGGCCAGCAATTCGCATTCTCATAGGAAGCGAATGCGACG ACGCACACAATCGCCGGTGGACACCCTATCCTCGCCTTCCAATAGCAAGCGTCCCCGGCTGCTGCCACCGCATTTCTTTTGCAGCGTCAATCGCGACAAGCCAAAGCATAGTTTCCTGGCCAATAAGGACGACCAAGAGGCgggcgaggaggaggaggacgaagGCAGCAGCACCACGGCCACCGAGGACCTGGATGAGGAGTTGGCAAGCGTTGACGGTCCGGGGCCGCGGAACAATTCCACCCCTCGCCAAGTCAACGCGGAGCCGAATTCCATTGTGTTCACACCGCAGACTATGCCC GAGCTGGCTAGTGCGATTATCAAGAACCAGAACTTTCAAGAGACTTTGGTTAACAACATCAACATGGCGCTACAGTCGGTGACGGTAACCAATCCCATCGTGAGCTGCGAAGCCGTGTTGGACGGTCTGGTGAAAAATATTCTGGAGGCCACGGAAAAGGATCCGTCCTTCGATCGTATTATTCAAGAGGTGGTTTCGGGAGATACTCCATTGGAAGGTGCGGAGGAATCTCAGGTGGCCCCGGTTTTGAATCCGGCTCCGACAGTGATCACGGTAGGAGCACCGGCACCAATGGGGCCCATTGCAGTTCCAGATGCAGCAGAGAGCCGCGAACCCGTACCGCCACAAACACCTCTCATAATCCGCACAGCAGTTACTGCGGCAACAACTGGCACCAATGCCGATCCTAATTTCTCTATTTCAAAGCTGATTGTGCTAAACGCCAACGAGAGTGTCCAGAAGATACCCGGCGGGGAGTCTGCTAACTTGAGCTTCACCAGCGACGGGTTGAACCTGAACTTTGGCGATCCTACAGCCATGCTATCGGACGCGGATGCTGCTCAGGTGTGCGTGGATGCCACAACGGGGCAACTGACGTTTCCCATGTACCTCTCCAATGGAGGGCTGCTCTCGCACTTCCCTTTTCTGGTGAACAACGAGTGGGTGGCCCAGCAACTGGGACCCGATGCCTTCGCCAACGTGGAGGAGTCGCACATCGAAATCTCATTGCCGGAGCCCATTACCCTGTCGGCCAATCAGCTGCCGCCAAACTCCATCATCATTAACAGCGCCCAGAAGCAACCACCTCCGCCGCCGACATCCGAGCCGCCGGCGCAGCTAATAGCCGAGGAGAAGATAGCCCAGAAAGAGGAAGACAAGAAAGAGAAGGAGCGAGAGCACCAGAAGACGATGGCAGAGGAACAGCTAAAGATTCCGCCGGCCTCGCTGGACTCGTCGCGGCAAGTTATGGAGCGCGTTACACCCTCCACGGCGGGGATCATCAATGTGAAGGCTTTCCGCAGCCTTTCTACTCCGCGGAAGCGAACCTCTCATGTCCGAACTCTCACCTTCTCTCCCAAAGTGGGCGGTCCGTTGGGTGGTGGCCTGCATCCCACTACCCCGCTTTCCACGCGGCGTACCGGTTTTCTGGCCAAAGCAAAAGAGAAGCCTGTTATAAAGCAAGTGGAGATTATTCAGACCCCCACCGAAGTCAGCGCATACGAGTCCACCGAAGGTGTACCTCCGCTCTTCGCCATGGACACGGAGTGCAGCAATCAGACGGTGATCCGGGCGAATCCTCCTGCTGCTCCTTTGGTGGCCACTCCCAAGCGAAAACAGAAACGTCAAGCGGCGGTTAAAGCCTGCAAGCGGATTATATCGCAAACAGAAACAGAGGCCAAGTCAAATGACAAGCTTGTGAATAAGGACAACGAGAAGGGGAAGGAAAAGAATAAGGAGGAGAACAAAGAAGAGAGAAAGCCTCCACCCAAGAGCAATTCGGAAATCTTCACCGCCAATGATGACAGTCCTGAGGCCAGCAAGGAGAACGTACAGGAGGAAAAGGAAAAGAAGCTGTCTAGTGGTTCGGAAGCAGGagctgcagcaacagcaaccacAGCAGCCGACGATCTCATGGCCGCCTGGAAGCGGCAGTTGCACGGCTCCCAGAACGACCTAGAGAATCGGCTGCGGGAGATCAACTCCAAGCGGGAGGAGACCGTCAAAGCAGTCGGTCGCGTGAGACGACCCAAGAAGAAGGAGACCCCCACCACGGGCAGGACCAAGAAGACCAGCATCCTGGCCACTCAGCAGACCAAAAAGTCACCGGCAAATCGCAAGGTGGCCCAGCGAGGTGGCGGTGAGCCGGTGGAGAAGATTAGCATCAAGATAACCACGCCCCAGAAGCCAAAAGCCGTGCGAAAGAAGAAGGATTCCGTCAATAAGGAGCCAGCAAACGAACAGCCTCCCAGTGAACCTCTTGCGAAAGAGCAGGAGAAGCTTCTTGCTCCTCCTAACATGGCCATGCTCCTTGATACACCCTTCAAAGCATCTCCTAGAGCAGACGCGGCTGACGGACAGGCTGGAGGCACTGCAGGACAAGACGGAGCGGTCGGTGGCTCTGGGGAAGGAGGCTCCGCTATTCCACCCACTCCGGGCACTGCCATTTTGCCGTTGGATACCCCATATGGCAAAATTCCGACCAGTTCCTTCCTGTTTGGCTCGGACACGAAGAGTATTGTGAATACGCCCCAACTGAGTGCAATTACGCCGGGATTCCGATGCACACCTTTCGGCCAGAGGCCGGGCACTCCCCTGGGCAGCGCGGCCAAGACGGAGTACTCCTCCGGGAGCTCCTATTACCGACCGGACGAGGCGGAGCACACGGATGCGAATGCGCAGTGCGCTATCCAGCAATGGGAAGAAATGAAGGAGAAGCAGGCAGAGGAAGAAACGGAAGGCAGTGATCTCAAGAAAGGCAAAGAGGAGCAGATGGCCGAGGACGTAAAGGAGCAGCCTGTCCAAACGGATCCGGAGCCCCCACTGGTCCTAGCGGTGGAACCCACGGTACTGCGTCGGGTGCGTTCCTTTGGTTGCGAGGCAGTGGATAGTGCAGAGTCCGCCACTGCCGGCTCGTATCCGTCGGACCAGCAGCACCAGCCGCACTACAAGCTCCTGCGCGGTCTGCCCGAAGCAATTATAGAGGGCTCCAGCAACTCCAGCTCCTCGGCGACCAGTACCTCCTCCTCGTCCAGCTCGAGTTccagctccagcagcagctcctCGTCAAGCTCCACGTCGTCACAATCTTCTCACGACGAAAAGGAAGAAGGCGAAGTGGAGGCGGACGACGCAGAGAAGAACGAGGAGATCCACATGAACGTGGAGTCCAAAGAGAGCCAGGTTCTGCTCAACCTGGACAATCTGTCCAACATCAGCAGCACGGAGGACGAGGAGTGGCTCAAAACGGCGGCTGCTGGCTCAGGGTCACAGAGTGCCGTGCTCCCAAGCCTCTCGATCGATAGTCAGCCGGGTCAGTTGCTGAGCCAGGACGGTGAGGTTCGCTATCCGATTAGAAACTGGCTGACGCCCAGCAAAGAGCAAGGTCATGAGGCGGCAAACACCAGTGGGCAGTTGCTGGCACTATGCGGAGTGAAAGATCCTCCCCCGCCTCCTCCGGTTGCGGATCTtccaccacctcctccaccgccaccaccactTCCAACAACATCAGGATCAGTTCCACCTCCGCCTCCTCCGACAGAGATTACACCGGACCCTGGTCCCTCCCAAATCAGCAAGGAGCAACGACAGCAGCTGGACGAGAAGCGCCAGCGAGTAATGGCCAAGGTCAAGGAGAAGGAGAAATTCCAGCCAGTCAAGGTACAGGCCAAGAAGACTGCAGCCAGCAAGAAGCTAACGGCCATCCGGGAGTCCGCCAAACTGGCTAATCCGAGCAGTCAGAAGTCGCCCAAGAAATGCGAACACCTGGAAGCCACCAAAAACAAGACAGCCAAGGCCGAAGATCCCCCAAAGAAGTCCCTGGAACCCGACAGCGCGCCTGCCACAAAATTAAGCAAACTGGCCGTGGCCGAAGAAGGAGAAAAGGATGAGGAGGCGGCAAAACCGGAGACACCGCCGGCCAGTGCGTTAGATCCGGCTCTGCTGATGGCCCTGAATCTGTCGGTCAAAAAAAAGGAGCCTTCAGCAACCAGCGTTGTAACTAAACCGAAGGCGCGAGCTGCTGTCGAGATTGCTGCCCAGCCGGCACCAGGAAAACGGGGCCGCCCCAAGAGGTGTCAGAACGGAGAGCCACCCAAGATCTCCATGCGCAGGTCCTCTCGACTGGTGGACCACAAAC CTGCATCTCCGGACCCCCCAGGTCCCAAAGCTACTGCCCAGGAATCACAAAAGACATCGAAGGCCCAAGCCAAGACCACCGCGAAGAAGCCGGTCAAGAAGAAAGTAGAGACAAGACCGCCCTCCACGACTCCCATGGGCTCCAGGCTGCCCCTGGTGGCCGAAGCTCAGACCACACGGGATTCCCCGGATGACCAGCAGCCGCCTGCCGTTCTCGAGCGAATTTCAGAGCAACCGCACGAACCGCTAAACGATGGAGCGTCCGACCCAAACGATAGCGACTACGAGTTGGACTTGTGTATGAGCAAAGATCTGGAGCGCCACCATTTTAGCTACAGCTACGAGGACAACGGCCCCAAGCTGGGTAACAATGTGGCGCGCCAACCGGCTAACTTCTTCAAGAACTACCAGATGCGCCTGATGACGGAGGACGACCAGCTGCACACCATGCGCATAGCCAATCCGAATCAGGTGTTCGTGGGCAAGCCGTTGGTGGCCATCCGGAACATCCCAAAGAAGCGTATACGCCGTCTGACCAGCAACAGTGGAGGCGTTGCAGCGCCGGCTGCCCCTTCGAATCAGCCTGCGGCCACATCCACGCCGCTGGTCGAGAAGTTAGCTGCGAGAAGCGCTACTCTGCCGCAGGACGAAAACGATCTGGAAGTCGCCAATAT TAACACCAATCTCAGCGGTGGCGATAAATCGGAGGATCTCCAGGACAAGGATAAGAACCAGTCCAGCCACAGTGTGGAGATCGAGGACATCGAGTCAATACTGTCGCATCTCCATGGAACCTGA